One genomic region from Prionailurus bengalensis isolate Pbe53 chromosome C1, Fcat_Pben_1.1_paternal_pri, whole genome shotgun sequence encodes:
- the GCG gene encoding pro-glucagon isoform X2 — MKSIYFVAGLFVMLVQGSWQRSLQDTEEKSRSFPAPQTDPLNDPDQMIEDKRHSQGTFTSDYSKYLDSRRAQDFVQWLMNTKRNKNNIAKRHDEFERHAEGTFTSDVSSYLEGQAAKEFIAWLVKGRGRRDFPEEVTIVEELRRRHADGSFSDEMNTVLDNLATRDFINWLLQTKITER, encoded by the exons atgaaaagcatttacTTTGTGGCCGGATTGTTTGTAATGCTGGTACAAGGCAGCTGGCAACGTTCCCTCCaagacacagaggagaaatcCAG ATCATTCCCAGCTCCTCAGACAGACCCGCTCAATGATCCGGATCAGATGATTGAGGACAAACGCCATTCTCAAGGCACATTCACCAGTGACTATAGCAAGTATCTGGATTCCAGGCGTGCGCAGGATTTCGTGCAGTGGTTGATGAACACCAAGAGGAACAA GAATAACATTGCCAAACGTCATGATGAATTTGAGAGACATGCTGAAGGGACCTTTACCAGTGATGTAAGTTCTTATTTGGAAGGCCAAGCTGCCAAGGAATTCATTGCTTGGCTGGTGAAAGGCCGGGGAAGGCGAGA TTTCCCAGAAGAAGTCACCATTGTTGAAGAATTACGCCGCAGACACGCCGACGGCTCTTTCTCCGATGAGATGAACACAGTTCTTGACAATCTTGCCACCCGGGACTTTATAAACTGGCTGCTTCAGACCAAAATTACTGAGAGGTGA
- the GCG gene encoding pro-glucagon isoform X1 produces the protein MKSIYFVAGLFVMLVQGSWQRSLQDTEEKSRSFPAPQTDPLNDPDQMIEDKRHSQGTFTSDYSKYLDSRRAQDFVQWLMNTKRNKNNIAKRHDEFERHAEGTFTSDVSSYLEGQAAKEFIAWLVKGRGRRDFPEEVTIVEELRRRHADGSFSDEMNTVLDNLATRDFINWLLQTKITERK, from the exons atgaaaagcatttacTTTGTGGCCGGATTGTTTGTAATGCTGGTACAAGGCAGCTGGCAACGTTCCCTCCaagacacagaggagaaatcCAG ATCATTCCCAGCTCCTCAGACAGACCCGCTCAATGATCCGGATCAGATGATTGAGGACAAACGCCATTCTCAAGGCACATTCACCAGTGACTATAGCAAGTATCTGGATTCCAGGCGTGCGCAGGATTTCGTGCAGTGGTTGATGAACACCAAGAGGAACAA GAATAACATTGCCAAACGTCATGATGAATTTGAGAGACATGCTGAAGGGACCTTTACCAGTGATGTAAGTTCTTATTTGGAAGGCCAAGCTGCCAAGGAATTCATTGCTTGGCTGGTGAAAGGCCGGGGAAGGCGAGA TTTCCCAGAAGAAGTCACCATTGTTGAAGAATTACGCCGCAGACACGCCGACGGCTCTTTCTCCGATGAGATGAACACAGTTCTTGACAATCTTGCCACCCGGGACTTTATAAACTGGCTGCTTCAGACCAAAATTACTGAGAG gaaGTAA